In one window of Musa acuminata AAA Group cultivar baxijiao chromosome BXJ3-2, Cavendish_Baxijiao_AAA, whole genome shotgun sequence DNA:
- the LOC135631202 gene encoding uncharacterized protein LOC135631202, which translates to MLHDIGLEISGARDPNLNWMTAAKGRQWAVRRARTSFAEGRRKKSVVKSSKGSEVTMDKDTRRTKDIPVSDSEKVGVSILGQHFSESLEIVPIKKRRFLFVSSPSSPLQSSYSDDSDHLLESQPASYQEPLAYNKHHERRFIASKRTSLNDVIEEATDAADFSGISILATAACNSEVVADAIHSGRLVSKGNSSREDHLEDTDGDESYSSCKDLQENHNVSMENCLTFVPAEDDTKCDGLQNQKNFMGSLQNVSDKIKSSTGSRLHWDLNTEMDAWNNNFDDVISEPLATDLVAENGNSNEKLEGSKSCECQVENGEKSCPTELGESLMETAGIARDHCAFVADEILEKPDLCNGLSASNYEKAKHCHSLIEAEHDLDATAVSLVNFTEEAKLIHNQGNNIFINDKAKGDASSRLEGETEPRLSHLPFCENVVGDCNTHACKFDPNMAQSISKPVRDENGSVDASNADNSFDDHCPANAGQSIHITSTQIEKHGLLNIVENDNQSPILAEKATSLLFDGDIGRNLVVARGTSGETVHSDGLDITNGNCADKSSGTLCMSPSLSNAHQHKSPGSCDPNELTSEAACAAKYEETATNMKVDDNNGFGAKASVPVSAVVSMAETDASLVDGAVDTQEAEKNMDSSVNSHCDHKSDASQVDSVQVTGLEKDNLLGDDDSQFEDGELRETVLHDWGDGIDEGESEHVDYGSESDNRENDTFEADSALPASTSFSSEDVACKESNMSDADGPPTGKDSQVALSQPPSKCSSKSDGSDAVQGKKTIGVIGATDHVNHLTLTRKRKQRNVTDALASVPGSDKPVRYNGCHNEGDSTREPSTCERTKLSGWDRLPGGRRNTGDSFLDPRIGSAKQDETASSLDVFGDDESSVRSGSSFREGLSSQVERPNYSDESYRKDKFYPRLSRSKNHDSLDAKAEKNAGASKSSGWGGSFRDTQGRGRDKHWFDPSNRHGNRHHDSPGYYDTPSFARPASRNAAAAAIAKVESNGFVVAPDGTLVKAGGAGTSGCVIRQSANASLQSAHPSLSRWGSQPERDLACGMQRRHKNSREMSPDRHFIVSRGQVDKHAIEMVRDRHCRRRPDDMIESSTAADHLSTRDRSFSPCRGQIHLSHSRTRSSRSRTRSPLRWASPRRRNDIGMNDVPVSRRRSRSPIARMERMRSPHPQPTFEEHMITYGSASRTFASSLHASRWIDERKDSSNHPKEHEYKRYSGRSSPVKVFRNHRLDSMDSQGRPKPDDYYHHLHSSSNPEFDGFGRGYKSEDSNNRRRGGGSKYEVLHSMRQYNIDKNEKRFR; encoded by the exons ATGCTGCATGACATAGGGCTTGAAATTTCTGGAGCTAGAGATCCTAACTTGAACTGGATGACAGCTGCTAAGGGCAGGCAGTGGGCTGTCAGACGAGCTAGAACTTCATTTGCtgagggaagaaggaagaagtcTGTGGTCAAAAGTTCCAAAGGGAGTGAGGTTACTATGGATAAGGACACCAGGAGAACAAAAGACATCCCTGTTTCTGATTCTGAGAAG GTCGGTGTAAGTATTCTTGGCCAACACTTTAGTGAATCCCTCGAAATTGTTCCCATAAAGAAAAGGAGATTTCTGTTTGTTAGTTCTCCATCATCGCCACTGCAATCTTCTTATTCAGATGATTCCGATCACCTGTTAGAAAGCCAGCCTGCTTCATACCAGGAGCCTTTAGCATATAACAAACATCATGAAAGGAGATTTATTGCTAGCAAAAGAACTAGTTTGAATGATGTAATTGAAGAGGCCACTGATGCTGCAGATTTCTCTGGTATTTCGATATTGGCCACTGCTGCATGCAACAGTGAAGTGGTGGCTGACGCTATACATTCTGGAAGATTAGTTTCAAAAGGAAATTCTTCTAGAGAAGACCATTTGGAAGACACTGATGGTGATGAATCATATTCCTCATGTAAAGATTTGCAAGAAAACCATAATGTCTCTATGGAAAATTGTCTTACCTTCGTTCCTGCTGAAGATGATACGAAGTGTGATGGTTTGCAGAATCAAAAGAACTTCATGGGGTCCCTGCAAAATGTTTCAGATAAAATAAAGTCTTCCACTGGTTCAAGGCTTCACTGGGACCTTAACACTGAAATGGATGCATGGAATaacaattttgatgatgtaatttcCGAGCCACTGGCCACTGACCTTGTAGCTGAAAATGGTAACTCAAATGAGAAGCTGGAAGGCTCAAAATCTTGTGAATGCCAGGTAGAGAATGGAGAAAAATCATGCCCTACAGAACTTGGTGAAAGCTTAATGGAGACAGCTGGCATTGCAAGGGATCACTGTGCTTTTGTAGCTGATGAGATATTGGAAAAGCCTGATTTATGTAATGGGCTTTCAGCTTCCAATTATGAGAAAGCAAAGCATTGTCATAGTTTGATTGAAGCGGAGCATGACTTGGATGCTACTGCTGTTTCTTTGGTGAACTTTACTGAAGAAGCAAAGCTCATACACAACCAAGGGAACAACATCTTCATTAATGATAAAGCAAAGGGTGATGCGAGTTCTCGGCTTGAGGGAGAAACTGAACCAAGGCTTTCTCATTTGCCTTTTTGTGAGAATGTTGTTGGTGACTGTAATACCCATGCATGTAAATTCGATCCAAACATGGCCCAATCAATCAGTAAACCTGTCAGAGATGAAAATGGAAGTGTTGATGCATCTAATGCTGATAACAGCTTTGATGATCATTGCCCGGCTAATGCAGGACAGTCTATTCACATAACCAGCACTCAGATTGAGAAGCATGGACTtctgaatattgtagaaaatgataATCAGTCTCCTATCCTTGCTGAGAAAGCTACTAGCTTATTGTTTGATGGAGATATAGGCAGGAATTTGGTGGTAGCACGTGGCACATCTGGTGAAACTGTACATTCTGATGGCTTAGATATTACCAATGGCAACTGTGCTGATAAATCTTCTGGAACACTGTGCATGAGCCCTTCCCTGTCAAATGCTCATCAACACAAGAGCCCAGGGTCATGTGATCCTAACGAGCTGACTTCTGAGGCCGCATGTGCTGCTAAATATGAAGAGACGGCAACAAATATGAAGGTTGATGATAACAATGGTTTTGGTGCCAAGGCCTCTGTTCCTGTTTCAGCTGTTGTATCTATGGCCGAAACTGATGCCAGCTTGGTAGATGGTGCTGTGGACACTCAAGAGGCAGAAAAAAACATGGATAGCTCTGTAAATTCGCATTGTGACCATAAATCAGATGCATCTCAAGTTGATAGTGTCCAAGTCACTGGACTGGAAAAAGACAACCTTCTGGGAGATGATGATTCTCAATTTGAGGATGGTGAATTGAGAGAAACTGTTCTGCATGACTGGGGAGATGGAATTGATGAAGGGGAATCTGAACATGTGGATTATGGATCCGAGTCCGACAACAGAGAGAATGATACCTTTGAAGCAGATTCTGCATTACCTGCTTCTACTTCTTTCTCTTCTGAGGATGTGGCATGCAAAGAGAGCAATATGTCAGATGCTGATGGACCACCTACTGGCAAGGATAGTCAGGTTGCTCTTTCTCAACCCCCATCGAAGTGCTCATCCAAATCAGATGGTTCAGATGCAGTACAAGGGAAGAAAACCATTGGGGTTATTGGTGCAACAGATCACGTAAATCATTTGACATTAACaaggaaaagaaagcaaagaaATGTTACTGATGCATTGGCATCAGTTCCTGGTAGTGATAAGCCAGTGAGATACAATGGATGTCACAATGAAGGTGATAGCACAAGGGAACCTTCAACATGTGAGAGAACAAAGTTGTCAGGATGGGATCGGTTGCCTGGAGGCCGTCGGAATACCGGAGATAGCTTTTTGGACCCTCGTATTGGTTCTGCTAAACAAGATGAGACTGCCAGTTCCTTAGATGTGTTTGGTGATGATGAATCATCAGTAAGATCTGGCTCCTCATTCAGGGAAGGGTTATCATCTCAGGTTGAGAGGCCAAACTACTCAGATGAGTCATATAGGAAGGACAAATTTTATCCCAGATTAAGCAG GTCGAAGAATCATGATAGTCTAGATGCAAAAGCTGAAAAGAATGCTGGTGCTTCTAAATCATCAGGGTGGGGTGGATCATTCCGGGATACCCAAGGGAGGGGCAGGGATAAACATTGGTTTGATCCTTCCAATCGCCATGGTAACAGGCATCATGATTCACCAGGCTACTATGACACACCCAGTTTTGCTCGACCTGCTTCAAGGaatgcagctgcagctgccattgccAAGGTAGAGAGTAATGGCTTTGTTGTTGCACCTGATGGTACCTTAGTTAAGGCAGGTGGTGCTGGAACTTCTGGCTGTGTGATCAGACAATCTGCGAAtgcttctttgcaaagtgcacatCCTTCTCTTTCCAGATGGGGGTCACAGCCTGAGAGAGATCTGGCATGTGGTATGCAGAGAAGACATAAAAATTCAAGGGAGATGAGTCCTGATAGGCACTTCATTGTTAGTAGGGGCCAGGTTGATAAACATGCTATTGAAATGGTCAGGGATCGGCATTGCAGACGTCGGCCAGATGACATGATAGAATCGTCCACAGCAGCGGACCATTTATCAACAAGAGATCGAAGTTTCTCACCATGCAGAGGGCAAATTCATCTATCTCATTCACGCACCAGATCTTCAAGATCTAGAACCCGCTCCCCTCTTCGTTGGGCATCGCCAAGGAGAAGAAATGACATTGGCATGAATGATGTCCCTGTTTCTCGCAGACGCAGCAGGTCTCCGATAGCTAGAATGGAGAGGATGAGGTCACCCCACCCACAACCTACTTTTGAGGAACACATGATAACTTACGGTTCAGCATCCAGGACCTTTGCTTCATCGTTACATGCTTCAAGATGGATTGATGAAAGGAAGGATTCATCCAATCATCCAAAGGAACATGAGTACAAGCGATATTCTGGAAGAAGCTCACCTGTGAAGGTGTTTAGAAATCATAGGTTGGATTCCATGGATTCACAAGGAAGACCAAAGCCTGATGATTACTATCATCATCTTCACTCTAGCAGCAACCCAGAATTTGATGGTTTTGGCAGGGGATACAAGTCTGAGGATAGTAATAATAGAAGACGGGGCGGCGGTAGTAAATATGAAGTGCTTCATTCTATGAGGCAGTACAACATTGATAAGAATGAGAAGCGCTTCAGGTAA
- the LOC103975881 gene encoding uncharacterized protein LOC103975881: MASRENLDKMQLRQSYRNLWHTDLMSTIQADFPYCCLALWCGPCVSYMLRKRALYNDMSRYVCCAGYIPCSGKCGESRCPEFCLCTEVFLCFGNSVASTRFLLQDEFNIQTTQCDNCIIGFMFCLQQVACIFSIVAMIVGSGEIQEASQILSCMSDIVYWTVCACMQTQHKIEMDKRDGKFGPLPVMAVPPFQQMSRIDQPIPPPVGYAPQPAYGQPYGYPPPGSYPPAGYPK; the protein is encoded by the exons ATGGCTTCGCGGGAGAACCTCGACAAGATGCAGCTACGGCAGAGCTACCGGAACCTTTGGCACACCGATCTCATGAGCACCATCCAAGCCGACTTCCCCT ATTGCTGTCTCGCGCTTTGGTG TGGACCTTGTGTCTCCTACATGCTCCGCAAAAGAGCTCTTTACAATGACATGTCAAG GTACGTCTGTTGTGCAGGTTATATACCGTGTAGTGGAAAATGCGGAGAAAGTCGATGCCCAGAGTTCTGCCTTTGCACTGAG GTCTTCTTGTGCTTTGGAAATTCTGTTGCTTCAACTCGCTTCCTTCTCCAAGATGAGTTCAACATACAGACAACTCAATGCGATAACTGCATTATC GGATTCATGTTTTGTCTACAACAAGTTGCTTGCATCTTTTCGATTGTTGCAATGATTGTTGGAAGTGGGGAGATTCAGGAGGCTTCCCAGATACTATCCTGTATGTCTGACATCGTATACTGGAC GGTCTGTGCATGCATGCAG ACACAACACAAGATAGAGATGGACAAGAGAGATGGTAAGTTTGGACCACTGCCAGTTATGGCAGTGCCTCCATTCCAGCAGATGTCTCGCATCGATCAGCCTATCCCACCTCCTGTTGGGTATGCCCCTCAGCCTGCTTATGGGCAACCATATGGTTATCCTCCACCTGGTTCGTATCCTCCTGCTGGCTATCCCAAATAG